In a genomic window of Drosophila takahashii strain IR98-3 E-12201 chromosome 3L, DtakHiC1v2, whole genome shotgun sequence:
- the LOC108056871 gene encoding dnaJ homolog subfamily B member 13, which yields MNRPELDYYAVLDQPRSATKEQLTLAYRRLAIRLCPHRDKKDEQDFVPLAQDGRLTHLSPMGEPRQWAYINMAFDVLGNDLYRAIYDRFGEAGLFEGVMLPNGYFPPYQYDGDHMKVYERVFGSYSPYANVIDAIANPPSLYATRQHGIGVRLKDSSTERIIELSLEEVRTGCVKLMNVWRQEIVDAKESRLEKRKHTLKLNIAPGTTAGTRFCFKEEGDRYPATIPGDIIFIAADKPHPNFERRNHHDLVYRHCIDLCQAFTGFTFFITTLDRRQLKVVITDVVQPGYTKVIPLEGLPKCRNLDAVTAIKEANKKVEQFGDLIIEFNYIFPKYLTPHMKQMTREFFREFRKLEIELEEEEERNMV from the exons ATGAATCGACCGGAACTGGACTACTATGCGGTGCTCGACCAGCCGAGGAGCGCCACCAAGGAGCAGCTAACGCTGGCCTATCGCCGCCTGGCCATCCGCCTGTGCCCGCATCGCGACAAGAAGGACGAGCAGGACTTTGTGCCGCTGGCCCAGGACGGTCGGCTCACGCACCTCTCGCCGATGGGCGAACCCCGCCAGTGGGCCTACATCAACATGGCCTTCGATGTGCTGGGCAACGATCTCTACCGCGCCATCTACGATCGGTTTGGCGAGGCGGGTCTCTTCGAGGGCGTGATGCTGCCGAATGGCTATTTTCCGCCCTATCAATACGACGGGGATCACATGAAGGTCTACGAGCGGGTCTTTGGCAGCTACTCACCCTATGCCAATGTGATCGATGCCATTGCCAATCCGCCCAGCTTGTATGCCACCCGACAGCATGGAATAGGTGTCCGCTTGAAGGATTCCAGCACGGAGCGAATCATCGAGCTTTCGCTGGAGGAGGTGCGCACGGGCTGTGTGAAGCTGATGAACGTGTGGCGCCAGGAGATCGTGGACGCCAAGGAGTCGCGGCTGGAGAAGCGCAAGCACACCTTAAAGCTGAACATTGCGCCGGGAACCACGGCGGGAACCAGGTTCTGTTTCAAGGAGGAGGGCGATCGCTATCCGGCCACCATTCCGGGTGACATAATCTTCATAGCCGCGGATAAGCCACATCCGAATTTCGAGCGGAGGAACCACCACGATCTGGTCTACAGGCACTGCATTGACCTTTGCCAGGCCTTCACCGGCTTCACCTTCTTCATCACCACTCTAGACAGACGCCAGTTGAAGGTGGTCATCACGGACGTGGTGCAGCCGGGATATACGAAGGTGATTCCCCTGGAGGGTCTGCCCAAGTGCCGCAACCTGGACGCAGTTACGGCTATCAAGGAGGCCAACAAGAAGGTGGAGCAGTTCGGGGATCTCATCATAGAGTTTAATT ATATTTTTCCCAAGTATTTGACGCCACACATGAAGCAAATGACTCGCGAATTTTTCCGTGAATTCCGCAAGCTGGAAATTGAGcttgaggaggaggaggagcgcaACATGGTTTAA
- the LOC108056909 gene encoding uncharacterized protein isoform X2 translates to MVLRSGIIIPFQFRDTKKLLMIGVPEENRNLNIWDLKNVVRAAFGIYNFEFRNKKIGFNIPDELLLHYLAQRHDLTNFVIEISQALDDGHAKELLSYEPSCSMAALKQQQAQQQLHNPHQHHHVPLPQRSNESASHYVPGSQPTSPALGMSSEAVDSPLEQQANNSGSEPNDNTHKLRLGPAYAERTPESLTQSIDPMDIIPKAESESEVERLQRASRFLARQEQHQAQQHQQHQQQQQLLPGQQIFPSYTHPLPPMNAPNPSQQSPYTPGLMSRFRKRGERMSKDQKELYVKFFEDNPCMLSNHRRHDGLTEPLWAKLAHMLNSVPQGAVKNVEDWKQTFDAWRYRIFMYTRYNSKLSMSETSDPKNFKPLTATDQKAYAMWTSHKHIAPQDYEKMDMFVPLDEASTATNSYDY, encoded by the exons ATGGTGCTGCGATCGGGGATCATAATTCCGTTTCAGTTTCGCGACACGAAGAAGCTGCTGATGATCGGGGTGCCCGAGGAGAACCGCAACCTGAACATATGGGACCTGAAGAACGTGG TGCGCGCCGCCTTCGGGATCTATAACTTTGAGTTCCGGAACAAGAAGATCGGCTTCAACATCCCCGACGAGCTGCTCCTGCACTATTTGGCCCAGCGGCACGACCTGACCAACTTCGTCATAGAGATCAGCCAAG CCCTGGACGATGGCCACGCCAAGGAGCTGCTCTCCTACGAGCCCTCCTGCTCGATGGCGGCTctgaagcagcagcaggcgcagcagcagctgcataaTCCCCACCAGCATCACCATGTGCCACTGCCGCAGCGTTCCAACGAGAGCGCCTCCCATTATGTGCCCGGCTCCCAGCCCACTTCCCCGGCGCTGGGGATGAGCAGCGAGGCCGTGGACTCTCCGCTGGAGCAGCAGGCCAACAACTCCGGCTCCGAGCCCAACGACAATACCCACAAGTTGCGCCTGGGACCGGCCTACGCGGAACGAACGCCCGAATCGCTCACCCAGTCCATCGATCCCATGGACATTATACCCAAGGCGGAGTCCGAATCGGAGGTGGAGCGTCTGCAGCGGGCCTCCCGATTCCTGGCGCGCCAGGAGCAGCATCAGgcgcagcagcatcagcagcaccagcagcagcagcagcttctaCCCGGTCAGCAGATCTTCCCCAGCTACACGCATCCCTTGCCACCGATGAACGCACCGAATCCCTCCCAGCAGTCGCCCTACACGCCGGGTCTAATGAGTCGCTTCAGAA aacgcGGCGAACGCATGTCCAAGGACCAAAAGGAACTGTATGTCAAGTTTTTCGAGGACAATCCCTGCATGCTGTCCAACCACCGGCGACACGATGGCCTCACCGAACCTTTGTGGGCCAAGCTGGCCCACATGCTGAACAGCGTGCCGCAGGGCGCGGTGAAGAACGTGGAGGACTGGAAGCAGACCTTCGACGCCTGGCGGTATCGCATCTTCATGTACACGCGCTACAACTCCAAGCTGAGCATGTCGGAGACGAGCGATCCGAAGAACTTCAAGCCCCTGACGGCGACCGACCAGAAGGCGTACGCCATGTGGACCAGCCACAAGCACATAGCGCCGCAGGACTACGAGAAAATGGACATGTTCGTGCCGCTGGACGAGGCGAGCACGGCGACGAACAGCTATGACTACTAA
- the LOC108056909 gene encoding uncharacterized protein isoform X1 — translation MVLRSGIIIPFQFRDTKKLLMIGVPEENRNLNIWDLKNVVRAAFGIYNFEFRNKKIGFNIPDELLLHYLAQRHDLTNFVIEISQVYDVALDNYVLNRQCRCADQKMLNDSPTPEEPTNLCQPSNVLEAAATPIMTMPPCEEEDHDHEHEHEESMKYRIDKGSSGAASAELGMPAYEACSPKMDYDTQDELPDSPHSQPLPPPPLPLPAALPLPPPPTSHHQHLQQQHEAEQQQILQERIQQEYIIQQQQQHQHLQQQQHLALLQQQQEQQQIQQQQGVNMAMGTTTTNNIRQRKERMSKRQKELYVHFLQQHQFINDHRRNDPVLDPYWLKLANLLNAVPQGAVKHVTEWKQTFDNWRYRIFLYARYNSKLQDEEAQNPRNFKPLTRTDKQAYIMWIRNPDTAPPDLDKMRNVFCNLEETAVQQE, via the exons ATGGTGCTGCGATCGGGGATCATAATTCCGTTTCAGTTTCGCGACACGAAGAAGCTGCTGATGATCGGGGTGCCCGAGGAGAACCGCAACCTGAACATATGGGACCTGAAGAACGTGG TGCGCGCCGCCTTCGGGATCTATAACTTTGAGTTCCGGAACAAGAAGATCGGCTTCAACATCCCCGACGAGCTGCTCCTGCACTATTTGGCCCAGCGGCACGACCTGACCAACTTCGTCATAGAGATCAGCCAAG tTTACGACGTTGCCTTGGACAACTATGTGCTGAATCGCCAGTGCCGCTGTGCGGACCAGAAAATGCTCAACGACTCGCCGACGCCCGAGGAGCCCACCAATCTGTGCCAGCCCAGCAATGTCCTGGAGGCGGCGGCCACTCCGATCATGACGATGCCGCCctgcgaggaggaggatcacGACCATGAGCACGAGCACGAGGAGAGCATGAAGTACCGGATCGACAAGGGCAGCAGTGGAGCTGCCTCCGCGGAACTGGGCATGCCCGCCTACGAGGCCTGCTCGCCCAAGATGGACTACGACACGCAGGACGAGCTGCCGGATTCACCGCACTCGCAGCCGCTTCCGCCACCGCCGTTGCCTTTGCCCGCGGCCCTGCCGCTCCCACCGCCACCCACCTCGCATCACCAacatctgcagcagcaacatgag gcGGAGCAGCAACAAATTTTACAGGAGCGCATCCAACAGGAATACATTatccagcaacaacagcagcatcagcacctacaacaacagcaacatttaGCCCTTCTACAGCAAcaacaggaacaacaacaaattcaaCAGCAGCAAGGTGTAAATATGGCCATGGGCACAACTACAACCAATAACATTCGAC AACGCAAGGAGCGCATGTCCAAGCGGCAGAAGGAGCTGTATGTGCACTTCCTGCAGCAGCACCAGTTCATCAACGATCATCGCCGCAACGATCCTGTGCTGGATCCCTACTGGCTGAAGCTGGCCAATCTGCTGAACGCCGTGCCGCAGGGCGCCGTGAAGCATGTGACCGAGTGGAAGCAGACCTTCGACAACTGGCGGTACCGCATCTTCCTCTACGCGCGCTACAACTCCAAGCTGCAGGACGAGGAGGCCCAGAATCCTCGGAACTTCAAGCCCCTCACGCGGACCGACAAGCAGGCCTACATCATGTGGATCCGCAATCCCGATACGGCGCCACCCGACCTGGACAAGATGCGCAACGTCTTCTGCAATCTGGAGGAGACCGCCGTGCAGCAGGAGTAG
- the LOC108056859 gene encoding choline transporter-like 2 — protein sequence MSEEEREPLNQATPPHRFDRHTDKNWWYMLLSLVVLWILVIGPKLPYGSYKPKDSLGQVCGTGTEVNKSKLFYFDMDKCQNPLLNPLSTCETPQVCLESCPKEPFVWDTMKDELSFKDLYSRLICLTDKIKAQVRTKEDMEKAIKRKDCARWYSKSTSYFNRCISDISKNICDYLPSDNIREKVKSGIMGSTSKRAPENDKTNSSKECRRQLNDTVFKNPFVETLPILNNLMRNATRNVMYSTDKELIEDLKNSWISILLVCIGILFASLISVVLMRWNPRFWLQGSFLIVIAVLGFTFGWSICRTYYAGDEYITIFGFQLYERTLWISISVILFMSFVFFLSELANQFSSICFVSVLLKEASKATTENLNTFVFPLFNFVLFIISLAFTIAICLLLVSTDEALFKDESGNSCDPKTFNISVGTCNFKEIHRSWWTNFALFYSAFIFMYLDSLIYDLRYMILASRFVKVYWDSKFSEIHKHIGSVAKGSFGNMFKSIIRTLIFISPSLLGPFFSWLSKFYLGTPYYNAYIMCAVQSWDLEYSGNRSKKLTNKNASLRFFVQEMGHSFLLYARMLLITIAGTVTYFVLPLLSMEHNVLPTIVVVIFGHILTKGVFVVYETAMDTFFLCCLIDYEENGGRCKSQKFQNIMDEIDEIKKEREKEEMEKFEEENRKYKEERMAHRGEQSFFSPFCIDVNDFFIF from the exons ATGTCAGAGGAAGAAAGGGAGCCGCTCAACCAGGCGACACCGCCTCACAGATTTGACAGGCACACGGACAAGAATTGGTGGTATATGCTCTTGTCCTTAGTCGTCCTGTGGATTTTGGTCATCGGTCCCAAATTACCATATGGAAGTTATAAACCCAAGGACTCTTTAGGGCAAGTGTGCGGCACTGGTACCGAAGTgaacaaatcaaaattgttctATTTCGACATGGATAAGTGCCAGAATCCACTGTTAAATCCCTTGTCGACGTGCGAAACCCCACAg GTGTGCTTGGAGTCCTGTCCCAAAGAACCGTTCGTTTGGGACACGATGAAGGACGAACTCAGCTTCAAGGACCTGTACAGTCGTCTCATCTGCCTGACGGACAAGATCAAGGCCCAAGTGCGCACAAAAGAGGACATGGAGAAGGCCATTAAACGCAAAGATTGTGCTCGCTGGTACAGCAAAAGCACTTCATATTTCAACCGATGCATTTCCGACATTTCGAAGAACATTTGTGATTACCTCCCAAGCGACAACATCCGCGAGAAGGTCAAAAGCGGGATCATGGGCTCGACCTCTAAAAGAGCTCCAGAAAATGATAAAACTAATTCATCGAAGGAGTGCCGCCGCCAACTGAACGATACTGTCTTCAAGAATCCGTTCGTGGAGACTTTGCCGATCTTAAACAATCTGATGAGAAATGCGACTCGGAATGTCATGTATTCAACTGATAAGGAACTAATCGAAGATCTGAAAAACTCCTGGATTTCCATCCTCTTGGTCTGCATTGGCATTCTGTTCGCCTCACTGATTTCGGTTGTCCTTATGAGATGGAACCCTCGTTTCTGGTTGCAGGGGTCCTTCCTAATAGTGATCGCAGTCCTAGGATTCACCTTCGGTTGGTCCATTTGTCGGACCTACTATGCGGGAGACGAGTATATCACCATTTTCGGCTTCCAGCTGTATGAAAGAACGCTATGGATCTCTATATCTGTGATCCTTTTCATGTCCTTCGTGTTTTTCCTAAGTGAGCTAGCCAATCAGTTTTCAAGCATATGCTTTGTATCTGTTCTCCTTAAGGAGGCCAGTAAGGCGACGACCGAAAACCTCAACACTTTCGTCTTCCCGCTCTTCAACTTTGTACTCTTCATAATTTCCCTAGCTTTTACTATAGCTATTTGCTTGCTTCTGGTCAGCACCGATGAAGCTTTATTTAAAGACGAATCGGGTAATTCCTGCGACCCAAAgacttttaatatttcggtGGGCACCTGCAACTTTAAAGAGATCCACAGATCATGGTGGACAAATTTTGCCCTCTTCTACAGCGCATTCATATTCATGTATTTAGACTCCTTGATATACGACTTACGCTACATGATACTAGCCTCCAGGTTCGTAAAGGTTTACTGGGATTCGAAATTCTCGGAGATTCACAAACATATTGGAAGCGTGGCGAAGGGTTCGTTCGGTAACATGTTCAAAAGTATAATCAGAACTCTTATTTTTATCTCACCATCGCTCCTTGGGCCTTTTTTTTCCTGGCTTTCAAAGTTTTATCTAGGAACGCCATATTACAATGCCTACATCATGTGTGCCGTTCAGAGCTGGGATTTGGAATACAGCGGCAATCgttcgaaaaaattaacaaacaaaaacgcaTCTCTTCGGTTTTTTGTTCAAGAAATGGGTCACAGTTTCCTGCTTTACGCGCGAATGCTGCTAATCACAATTGCAGGAACGGTCACCTATTTCGTCCTGCCCTTACTTTCAATGGAACACAATGTGTTACCCACCATAGTGGTAGTCATTTTCGGCCATATCTTGACGAAAGGGGTATTCGTTGTCTATGAAACGGCCATGGACACGTTCTTCCTGTGCTGTCTGATAGATTACGAGGAAAACGGCGGAAGATGTAAGTCAcagaaatttcaaaatatcatGGATGAAATTGATGAGATAAAGAAAGAAAGGGAGAAGGAAGAGATGGAAAAATTTGaagaagaaaatagaaaatacaaGGAAGAAAGGATGGCACATAGAGGAGAACAAAGTTTTTTCTCACCTTTTTGTATAGatgttaatgatttttttattttctaa
- the JTBR gene encoding protein JTB gives MLENCQRHHMLLGLGALTMVTILVLFVESRYAAEGPRRREPQFVIEDNSTCWRNEKYTMVQECHPCSEFDIVSRSLGVCIHTHYKEVLRCQSGEIVTRSCDRVALIEQMNFLKFEVFCLVLGLLSYLVSYARDRILSRRNYMRIERQLNRVQ, from the coding sequence ATGCTCGAGAACTGCCAACGCCATCATATGCTCCTTGGACTGGGAGCCCTAACAATGGTCACAATCCTAGTGCTCTTCGTGGAATCCCGATATGCGGCGGAGGGACCTCGTCGCCGGGAGCCGCAGTTCGTCATCGAGGACAACTCGACGTGCTGGCGGAACGAGAAGTACACGATGGTGCAGGAGTGCCATCCCTGCTCCGAATTCGACATAGTCAGCCGGAGTCTGGGCGTCTGCATCCACACGCACTACAAGGAGGTGCTGCGCTGCCAGAGCGGCGAGATCGTGACCAGGAGCTGCGACCGCGTGGCGCTGATCGAGCAGATGAACTTCCTGAAATTCGAGGTCTTTTGCCTGGTACTCGGCTTACTGAGCTACCTGGTTAGCTATGCTCGCGATCGAATCCTCTCCAGACGCAACTACATGCGAATCGAGCGGCAGCTGAACCGGGTGCAATAG
- the Patj gene encoding patj homolog, giving the protein MHLSADISSALQQIEAVKKGIDESDDPKLQMQTAESLSTILGILQDPVFRTIVHVQDSLSELNAQLAQHPSMLPNDFDIDVAGNLVLSLNGGEVMYDFEDQRSSSHSHSAPGSPDKGGEEPRPQSQNSKGAGAADLYATDYAQIQAIELVNDGTGLGFGIIGARNSGVIVKTILPGGVADRDGRLRSGDHILQIGDVNLHEMVSEQVAAVLRQSGTHVRLVVARPVEQNVPTPQYALEPGTAVVPTRVLVDPAELERYLISTGYPEIFGESSTASTPQTTTEDDRFVYRGETSMLIDPNIDLEELLALPETEKLQVELKKDANGLGITIAGYVCEKEELSGIFVKSVSPGSAADLSGRIRVNDRIIEVDGQSLQGYSNHQAVELLKKSGQVVNLRLERYLRGPKFEQLQQAIAANDKLPSSAPGTPSRAPLPTPVATTSSATTTPSRSITRELEEEAVPAPEAFMTTPPSVTTMTTTTLSSFGAGKQLVAVRDSLDGSTKIIPTEVVPLAEKTEAKNSGVITRHKYYTDPELSDDAESEIIRKWQKIVGSDVEVIVAQIKKFAVGGLGISLEGTVDVEGGREVRPHHYIRSILPDGPVGVNGVLRSGDELLEVNGERLLGMNHLEVVAILKELPLDVRMVCGRNRNTSLLPFSDDTLKKLSNNFENLLPATDRLVKAKSDGSLATAGSVADGDSVAAAAASFSKLKSRSLEPLTGLAMWSSQPQIIELVKGDRGLGFSILDYQDPLDPNDTLIVIRSLVPGGVAQLDGRLIPGDRLLFVNSINLENASLDQAVQALKGASKGVVRIGVAKPLPMTDNSLKACSNASTTSEETLDAQPSPPALPTAAPPAMPLGAEPDLIPDWRN; this is encoded by the exons ATGCACCTCAGCGCGGACATTTCCAGCGCCCTGCAGCAGATCGAGGCTGTGAAGAAGGGCATCGATGAGTCCGACGATCCCAAGCTGCAGATGCAGACGGCGGAGAGCCTGAGCACCATTCTGGGCATCCTGCAGGATCCCGTCTTCCGCACCATCGTCCATGTGCAGGACTCGCTCTCCGAGCTGAATGCCCAGCTCGCCCAGCATCCGTCCATGTTGCCCAATGACTTTGACATCGATGTGGCCGGCAATCTGGTGCTCAGTTTAAATGGCGGTGAGGTCATGTACGACTTTGAGGATCAGCGCTCCTCCTCGCACTCCCATTCGGCGCCCGGAAGTCCGGATAAGGGGGGAGAGGAGCCGCGTCCGCAGAGCCAGAACTCCAAGGGCGCCGGCGCAGCGGATCTGTATGCCACGGACTACGCGCAGATTCAGGCCATTGAGCTGGTCAACGATGGAACGGGTCTGGGATTCGGCATCATTGGAGCCCGCAACTCGGGAGTGATTGTCAAGACCATATTGCCAGGTGGAGTGGCCGACAGGGATGGTCGCCTGCGCTCGGGGGATCACATCCTGCAGATAGGCGATGTAAATCTGCATGAAATGGTCTCCGAACAGGTGGCTGCCGTTTTGAGGCAATCTGGAACCCATGTCCGCCTGGTGGTCGCCCGTCCCGTTGAGCAGAACGTGCCCACGCCTCAGTACGCCCTGGAACCTGGCACTGCCGTGGTGCCCACCCGCGTCCTCGTCGATCCCGCCGAGCTGGAGCGTTACCTCATCTCCACCGGCTATCCGGAGATCTTTGGCGAGAGCTCCACGGCCTCCACGCCGCAGACGACCACGGAGGATGATCGCTTCGTGTATCGCGGCGAGACCTCCATGCTCATAGACCCCAACATCGATctggaggagctgctggcCCTGCCGGAGACGGAGAAGCTGCAGGTCGAGCTGAAGAAGGATGCCAACGGCCTGGGCATCACCATTGCCGGCTACGTTTGCGAGAAGGAGGAGTTGTCGGGGATTTTCGTGAAGAGCGTCTCGCCGGGATCGGCGGCAGACCTCAGTGGACGCATCCGGGTCAACGATCGCATCATCGAGGTGGACGGCCAGTCGCTGCAGGGCTACTCGAATCACCAGGCCGTCGAGCTGCTGAAGAAATCCGGTCAGGTGGTGAATCTCCGCCTGGAACGCTACTTGCGTGGCCCCAAGTtcgagcaactgcagcaggcaATCGCGGCCAATGACAAGCTTCCGTCCAGTGCTCCTGGAACGCCTTCGAGGGCGCCCCTGCCCACGCCAGTGGCCACCACATCCTCGGCCACCACCACACCATCACGCAGTATCACCAGGGAGTTGGAGGAGGAGGCTGTGCCGGCGCCAGAGGCATTTATGACCACTCCCCCGTCGGTCACCACCATGACCACCACCACTTTGAGCTCCTTTGGAGCGGGTAAGCAACTGGTGGCCGTAAGGGATTCACTGGATGGCTCCACGAAGATCATACCCACCGAGGTTGTGCCTTTGGCGGAGAAAACAGAG GCCAAAAACAGCGGTGTGATCACGCGTCACAAGTACTACACCGATCCGGAGCTCTCGGATGACGCGGAAAGCGAGATCATCCGCAAGTGGCAGAAGATTGTGGGCTCCGATGTGGAGGTCATAGTGGCCCAGATCAAGAAGTTCGCCGTGGGCGGTTTGGGCATCTCCTTGGAGGGAACCGTGGACGTCGAGGGAGGACGCGAGGTGCGACCCCATCACTACATTCGTTCCATCCTGCCCGATGGACCTGTGGGTGTGAATGGTGTCCTCCGCTCGGGAGATGAGCTTTTAGAAGTTAATGGCGAGCGTTTGCTGGGCATGAATCACCTGGAGGTGGTGGCCATACTCAAGGAACTGCCGCTGGACGTGCGCATGGTGTGCGGTCGCAACCGGAACACCTCGCTGCTGCCCTTCTCCGATGACACGTTGAAAAAGCTGAGCAACAACTTTGAGAACCTGCTGCCGGCCACCGATCGCCTGGTGAAGGCCAAATCGGATGGCAGCCTGGCCACCGCGGGCTCCGTGGCCGATGGCGATTCGgtggctgctgccgccgcctcctTTAGCAAGCTCAAGTCGCGTTCACTGGAGCCGCTCACGGGATTGGCCATGTGGTCATCGCAGCCGCAAATCATCGAACTGGTCAAGGGCGATCGTGGACTGGGCTTCTCCATACTGGACTATCAGGATCCGCTGGATCCCAACGATACGCTGATTGTAATTCGTTCCCTGGTGCCCGGTGGAGTGGCCCAATTAGATGGACGCCTCATTCCCGGCGATCGTCTGCTGTTTGTGAACTCCATCAACCTGGAGAACGCCTCGCTGGACCAGGCGGTGCAGGCCTTGAAGGGCGCCTCCAAGGGAGTGGTGCGCATTGGCGTGGCCAAACCGCTGCCCATGACGGACAACTCGCTGAAGGCCTGCAGCAATGCCAGCACCACCAGCGAGGAGACCCTGGATGCCCAGCCATCGCCGCCAGCGCTGCCCACAGCTGCTCCGCCCGCAATGCCGCTGGGAGCCGAGCCGGATTTGATTCCCGACTGGCGGAATTAG